The following proteins come from a genomic window of Alnus glutinosa chromosome 10, dhAlnGlut1.1, whole genome shotgun sequence:
- the LOC133879260 gene encoding F-box protein SKIP5, with the protein MEMGFPGSSGLGKRTGTRFVREFMVKIGSGKLKEMEDRCRALKVWQTSPLIVGYIWSQSKLINQSSKNSRRERERESAVEMEVKIEKQEEENARKWRRKKESLTSASLCPINNLDDGCLMHIFSFLSPIPDRYNTALVCHRWCYLACHPRLWLRVDRSVKDLSEPAVFPNIETAVTAARPGDTILIAAGGIHHASNIQIKKPLCLIGGGELPDETTLICSRGSDSALEFLSTCKLANLTVKAELGCCLLHRKGRLTIDGCILQCESNPLDYLSCPIVSTATGSQQFPSSLKGHSDGVFVSQTRIEGGAKAVSTSGDLELQRVRVIYARTSLLFWFDVEHQ; encoded by the exons ATGGAGATGGGGTTTCCAGGTTCTTCAGGGTTGGGGAAGAGGACGGGGACAAGGTTTGTGAGGGAATTCATGGTGAAGATTGGGAGTGGGAAGCTGAAGGAGATGGAAGATAGGTGCAGGGCG ttgaaGGTTTGGCAAACTTCTCCACTGA TTGTCGGTTACATTTGGTCACAGTCAAAACTCATTAATCAATCTTCCAAAAATtcacggagagagagagagagagagagtgccgtGGAGATGGAGGTGAAGATAGAAAAACAAGAGGAAGAAAACGCGAGAAAATGGAGGCGAAAAAAAGAGAGCTTAACATCAGCTTCGTTATGTCCAATAAACAATCTTGATGATGGCTGTCTTATGCACATCTTTAGTTTCCTTTCTCCAATTCCAG ATCGGTATAACACCGCCCTCGTTTGCCACAGATGGTGTTACCTGGCATGTCACCCTCGCTTGTGGCTGCGAGTAGACCGATCAGTCAAAGATTTATCTGAGCCTGCAGTTTTCCCCAACATTGAGACAGCCGTCACTGCCGCAAG GCCTGGCGACACCATTTTAATTGCAGCAGGAGGGATTCATCATGCGTctaatattcaaataaaaaaaccacttTGCCTG ATTGGTGGAGGTGAGCTTCCTGATGAGACAACACTCATTTGTTCTCGAGGTTCAGACAG TGCATTGGAGTTCCTGTCCACCTGCAAACTGGCGAACCTAACAGTGAAGGCAGAGCTTGGTTGCTGCTTGCTTCATAGGAAGGGAAGGCTAACAATAGATGGATGCATTCTTCAATGTGAGTCAAACCCCCTGGACTATCTGTCTTGCCCGATTGTGAGTACAGCCACTGGTAGTCAGCAGTTCCCTTCCTCATTGAAGGGCCATAGTGATGGCGTTTTTGTTTCTCAAACACGCATTGAAGGTGGCGCCAAGGCCGTTTCGACTAGTGGAGACCTGGAATTGCAGCGAGTACGGGTCATTTATGCACGGACGTCTCTCTTGTTCTGGTTTGATGTAGAGCATCAGTGA
- the LOC133879554 gene encoding uncharacterized protein LOC133879554 — MPDVQVLVNDFLNNLKKRKIEGSQATARHTAELLRSVISQQRVSYTNQAGALIDAVRAVGEQLIAANPVELAVGNIVRRVLHIIREEDLSLTTAAIAGLGLAAVSDDDDDPEGNDHPVLSAASLAASARSTLRPPSLQTLLEDVPDSAAVPHTSSSGGDSDGKSKSADKSSRTRKLKHDVIEAVNELIQDIITCHEQIAEQAVEHIHQNEVILTLGSSRTVLEFLYAAKEKKRSFRVFVAEGAPRYQGHLLAKELVTRGLQTTLITDSAVFAMISRVNMVIVGAHAVMANGGVIAPVGLNMVALAAQRHAVPFVVLAGTHKLCPLYPHNPEVLLNELRSPSELLDFGEFSDCMDFGNGTSSPLLHVVNPTFDYVPPKLVSLFITDTGGHNPSYMYRLIADYYSADDLVVQRRRTGN; from the exons ATGCCGGACGTGCAGGTCCTTGTGAATGATTTCCTTAACAACCTTAAAAAACG TAAAATTGAGGGCTCGCAGGCCACGGCAAGGCATACGGCTGAATTGCTTCGGTCGGTGATTTCACAGCAGCGAGTGTCCTACACAAACCAGGCTGGAGCTTTGATCGATGCTGTAAGGGCAGTTGGGGAGCAGCTGATTGCTGCAAATCCTGTTG AGCTTGCTGTTGGTAATATTGTGAGGCGTGTTTTGCACATTATTAGGGAGGAAGATCTATCTCTCACAACAGCTGCAATTGCTGGTTTGGGCTTAGCAGCTGTTagtgatgatgacgatgatCCTGAGGGAAATGATCATCCAGTTCTATCAGCTGCTTCTCTTGCTGCTTCTGCAAGAAGCACTTTGCGTCCACCTTCCTTGCAGACCCTTCTCGAGGATGTGCCTGACTCAGCAGCTGTTCCTCACACTTCTTCATCTGGGGGTGATTCTGATGGAAAAAGCAAAT CTGCTGATAAAAGTTCAAGAACTCGGAAGCTGAAGCATGATGTCATTGAAGCGGTAAATGAACTCATTCAAGATATTATCACTTGCCATGAACAGATTGCTGAGCAAGCAGTAGAGCACATTCATCaaaa TGAGGTCATATTAACTTTAGGAAGTTCAAGAACAGTATTGGAATTTCTTTATGcagcaaaagagaaaaagagatcaTTTCGGGTGTTTGTTGCAGAGGGTGCTCCAAG GTATCAGGGACATCTTCTTGCAAAGGAATTGGTCACAAGAGGGTTACAAACCACACTGATTACTGATTCTGCAGTTTTTGCCATGATTTCCCGGGTGAACATG GTTATAGTTGGAGCACATGCTGTCATGGCTAATGGCGGGGTCATAGCACCTGTTGGGTTGAATATGGTTGCACTTGCAGCTCAGAGGCATGCAGTACCTTTTGTTGTACTTGCTGGAACTCACAAG TTGTGCCCTCTGTATCCACACAATCCTGAGGTCTTACTGAATGAGCTGAGATCCCCATCAGAGCTGCTGGATTTTGGAGAATTTTCAGATTGCATGGATTTTGGGAATGGCACTTCTTCCCCTCTTCTTCATGTGGTCAATCCAACATTTGATTATGTGCCACCAAAACTCGTTAGCCTTTTCATTACTGACAC AGGAGGGCATAATCCATCATATATGTATCGGCTCATTGCCGATTATTACTCTGCAGATGATTTGGTGGTTCAACGAAGACGTACAGGGAATTGA